A section of the Citrus sinensis cultivar Valencia sweet orange chromosome 8, DVS_A1.0, whole genome shotgun sequence genome encodes:
- the LOC102607552 gene encoding uncharacterized protein At1g08160-like isoform X2, translating to MENSRPATGYPAPTHNGYPPPNTAYPYSAAPPQSQPYSYPPYYQPPTRRNNLLRPLVVAAVAVTVILGCALLIFWLVVRPRIPEFHLTSLSVSNFSTNQSQVTGNWDAAIEAYNPNKKMRVSYYDVVSGIYYDGNYLTRTPLPPFSQDTRERTPLSAKFSVIDSYVERKVLDSINAERARGAVKFDFRLEAIAGFKYGGWRTRRRLVRVWCPDVPVNVSSKGSGSLVGGARKCRVAVNFWAIF from the exons ATGGAAAATTCCAGACCAGCAACCGGCTACCCGGCCCCGACTCACAACGGCTACCCGCCCCCGAACACCGCCTACCCGTACTCGGCCGCACCGCCGCAGTCCCAGCCCTACAGTTACCCTCCCTATTACCAACCTCCCACCCGTCGCAACAACCTGCTCCGTCCCTTGGTCGTCGCCGCAGTCGCCGTCACCGTTATCTTGGGCTGCGCCCTCCTCATCTTCTGGCTTGTCGTCCGCCCCCGCATCCCGGAGTTCCACCTCACTTCCCTCTCAGTCTCCAATTTCTCAACCAACCAGTCCCAAGTCACCGGCAACTGGGACGCCGCAATCGAGGCTTACAACCCTAACAAGAAAATGAGGGTCTCCTACTACGACGTCGTTTCGGGGATTTACTACGACGGTAACTACTTAACCCGGACGCCACTCCCTCCTTTTAGTCAGGACACTCGGGAGAGGACGCCGTTGAGCGCCAAGTTCTCGGTGATTGACTCGTATGTTGAGCGGAAAGTTTTGGATTCTATAAATGCCGAGAGGGCAAGGGGGGCCGTTAAATTCGATTTCAGATTGGAGGCTATTGCCGGGTTCAAGTACGGTGGCTGGAGGACCAGGAGGAGGCTGGTTAGGGTTTGGTGTCCTGACGTGCCAGTTAACGTTTCGAGTAAGGGATCGGGAAGCTTGGTGGGTGGTGCCAGGAAATGCAGG GTAGCAGTGAACTTTTGGGCAATCTTCTGA
- the LOC102607552 gene encoding uncharacterized protein At1g08160-like isoform X1, with translation MENSRPATGYPAPTHNGYPPPNTAYPYSAAPPQSQPYSYPPYYQPPTRRNNLLRPLVVAAVAVTVILGCALLIFWLVVRPRIPEFHLTSLSVSNFSTNQSQVTGNWDAAIEAYNPNKKMRVSYYDVVSGIYYDGNYLTRTPLPPFSQDTRERTPLSAKFSVIDSYVERKVLDSINAERARGAVKFDFRLEAIAGFKYGGWRTRRRLVRVWCPDVPVNVSSKGSGSLVGGARKCRVLLDYSGKNLMLCLLGPFP, from the exons ATGGAAAATTCCAGACCAGCAACCGGCTACCCGGCCCCGACTCACAACGGCTACCCGCCCCCGAACACCGCCTACCCGTACTCGGCCGCACCGCCGCAGTCCCAGCCCTACAGTTACCCTCCCTATTACCAACCTCCCACCCGTCGCAACAACCTGCTCCGTCCCTTGGTCGTCGCCGCAGTCGCCGTCACCGTTATCTTGGGCTGCGCCCTCCTCATCTTCTGGCTTGTCGTCCGCCCCCGCATCCCGGAGTTCCACCTCACTTCCCTCTCAGTCTCCAATTTCTCAACCAACCAGTCCCAAGTCACCGGCAACTGGGACGCCGCAATCGAGGCTTACAACCCTAACAAGAAAATGAGGGTCTCCTACTACGACGTCGTTTCGGGGATTTACTACGACGGTAACTACTTAACCCGGACGCCACTCCCTCCTTTTAGTCAGGACACTCGGGAGAGGACGCCGTTGAGCGCCAAGTTCTCGGTGATTGACTCGTATGTTGAGCGGAAAGTTTTGGATTCTATAAATGCCGAGAGGGCAAGGGGGGCCGTTAAATTCGATTTCAGATTGGAGGCTATTGCCGGGTTCAAGTACGGTGGCTGGAGGACCAGGAGGAGGCTGGTTAGGGTTTGGTGTCCTGACGTGCCAGTTAACGTTTCGAGTAAGGGATCGGGAAGCTTGGTGGGTGGTGCCAGGAAATGCAGG GTCCTTTTGGATTATTCTGGGAAAAATTTGATGCTATGTTTACTTGGACCATTTCCTTGA